A window from Anser cygnoides isolate HZ-2024a breed goose chromosome 1, Taihu_goose_T2T_genome, whole genome shotgun sequence encodes these proteins:
- the FRS2 gene encoding fibroblast growth factor receptor substrate 2 — MGSCCSCPDKETVPDNHRNKFKVINVDDDGNELGSGIMELTDTELILYTRKRDSVKWHYLCLRRYGYDSNLFSFESGRRCQTGQGIFAFKCARAEELFNMLQEIMQNNSINVVEEPVVERNNHQTELEAPRTPRTPTTPGFNAQSLPNGYPRYPSFGDASSHPSSRHPSVGSARLPSVGEESTHPLLVAEEQVHTYVNTTGVQEERKNRSSVHAPLESKLSNTETTKVKEDQICTDDRDAQVLLEPEGVKFVLGPTPVQRQLMEREKLEQLGRDQVSGSSTNNTEWDTGYDSDERRETPSGNKLVYENINRLSIPSASGVRRGRLTSTSTSDTQNINNSAQRRTALLNYENLPSLPPVWEARKLSRDEDDSLGPKTPSLNGYHNNLDPMHNYVNTENVTVPASAHKIEFTRRRDCTPTVFNFDIRRPSLEHRQLNYIQVDLEGGSDSDNPQTPKTPTTPLPQTPTRRTELYAVIDIERTAAMSSLQKALPRDDGTSRKTRHNSTDLPM, encoded by the exons ATGGGTAGCTGTTGTAGCTGTCCAGATAAAGAAACTGTCCCAGATAACCATCGAAACAAGTTTAAG GTTATTAACGTGGATGATGATGGTAATGAGCTGGGTTCTGGCATAATGGAACTTACAGATACAGAACTAATTTTGTACACCCGTAAAAGGGACTCTGTAAAATGGCACTACCTCTGTCTCCGTCGCTATGGCTATGACtcaaatcttttctcttttgaaagtGGTCGAAGGTGTCAAACTGGACAAG GAATCTTTGCCTTTAAATGTGCCCGTGCAGAAGAGCTATTTAATATGTTGCAAGAGATAATGCAGAATAATAGCATAAATGTGGTAGAAGAACCAGTAGTAGAAAGGAATAACCATCAGACTGAGTTGGAAGCTCCAAGAACCCCTCGAACGCCTACCA CTCCTGGGTTCAATGCACAAAGTTTACCTAACGGCTATCCCAGATACCCATCTTTTGGAGATGCTTCATCACATCCTTCCAGCAGGCATCCTTCTGTCGGAAGTGCACGCCTCCCCTCTGTCGGTGAAGAATCAACACATCCTCTACTTGTAGCAGAGGAACAA gtgCACACTTACGTCAACACTACTGGGGTacaagaggagaggaaaaatcGATCAAGTGTGCATGCGCCACTGGAATCAAAGctttcaaacactgaaacaacTAAAGTGAAAGAAGATCAGATTTGTACTGATGACAGAGATGCTCAGGTTCTCCTGGAGCCTGAAGGAGTCAAGTTTGTTTTAGGACCAACACCTGTTCAAAGGCAGTTAATGGAAAGAGAGAAACTGGAGCAACTTGGGAGAGACCAAGTTAGCGGCAGCAGCACAAACAACACTGAATGGGACACTGGATACGACAGTGATGAACGTAGAGAAACACCATCTGGTAACAAATTGgtgtatgaaaatataaataggtTATCAATCCCTAGTGCCTCAGGGGTCAGAAGAGGTCGTTTGACATCAACCAGTACCTCAGATACCCAGAACATTAACAACTCTGCTCAGAGGAGAACTGCGCTGTTGAATTATGAGAACTTGCCATCCTTGCCTCCTGTTTGGGAAGCCCGCAAGCTGAGTAGAGATGAAGATGACAGTTTAGGACCAAAGACCCCATCTTTGAATGGCTACCACAATAACCTAGATCCAATGCATAATTATGTCAATACGGAGAATGTAACAGTACCAGCAAGTGCTCACAAAATAGAATTTACACGACGTCGGGACTGTACCCCAACAGTCTTTAACTTTGACATTAGGCGTCCAAGTTTAGAACACAGGCAGCTCAACTATATACAGGTTGACTTGGAAGGTGGTAGTGACTCCGACAACCCTCAGACTCCAAAAACCCCCACCACTCCACTTCCACAAACTCCAACCAGGCGCACAGAGCTGTATGCTGTGATAGACATTGAACGAACTGCTGCTATGTCAAGCTTGCAAAAAGCACTGCCCCGAGATGATGGTACTTCTAGGAAAACTAGACATAACAGTACTGACCTGCCTATGTGA